The Rhodobacter sp. 24-YEA-8 genome window below encodes:
- a CDS encoding glycine betaine/L-proline ABC transporter ATP-binding protein has protein sequence MQQQNAASGHDPMIECKGVWKVFGRKADEVIEGIRDGRMTKAEALSRFGCSVGVADATLSVARGEIFCIMGLSGSGKSTLLRHINRLIEPTRGEISIAGQRIDQMSAAELRYLRNHMIGMVFQHVALLPHRTVVDNTAFGLEARGIARSERRRLAMEKLELVGLGHWADHLPRELSGGMQQRVGLARALTSDPAILLLDEPFSALDPVIRRDLQDQFLSITRSMQKTAVFITHDLEEAMKLGNRVAIMRDARIVQVGRPEEILFSPADDYVRDFVRGISRQLVLRAQDIMRPLDTPTAQAELAGAKVTAHPGERLDALIARLANAPGSVAVRQDDCDVGVIGISDFLRAIQPM, from the coding sequence ATGCAGCAGCAAAATGCAGCTTCCGGCCACGATCCGATGATCGAGTGCAAAGGGGTCTGGAAGGTTTTTGGCCGCAAGGCCGATGAGGTGATCGAGGGCATCCGCGACGGGCGGATGACCAAGGCCGAAGCGCTGAGCCGCTTTGGCTGCAGTGTTGGCGTGGCGGATGCCACTCTGTCTGTGGCCCGCGGCGAGATCTTTTGCATCATGGGGCTTTCGGGCAGCGGCAAATCGACTTTGCTGCGCCATATCAACCGGCTGATCGAGCCGACCCGTGGGGAGATCAGTATCGCCGGTCAGCGGATCGATCAGATGTCGGCGGCCGAATTGCGCTATCTGCGCAATCACATGATCGGAATGGTGTTCCAGCATGTGGCGCTCCTGCCGCATCGCACGGTGGTGGATAATACGGCCTTCGGGCTTGAGGCGCGGGGCATCGCGCGCAGCGAGCGCAGAAGGCTGGCGATGGAAAAGCTCGAGCTTGTCGGGCTGGGCCATTGGGCCGATCATCTGCCGCGTGAGCTTTCGGGCGGCATGCAGCAGCGCGTCGGGCTGGCCCGCGCCCTGACCAGTGATCCCGCCATCCTGCTGCTGGACGAGCCGTTCAGCGCTTTGGATCCGGTGATCCGGCGCGACCTGCAGGATCAGTTCCTTTCCATCACCCGCTCGATGCAGAAGACGGCGGTTTTCATCACCCATGATCTGGAAGAGGCGATGAAGCTGGGCAACCGGGTGGCGATCATGCGCGACGCCCGCATCGTCCAGGTCGGCAGGCCCGAAGAAATCCTGTTCAGCCCGGCCGATGATTATGTGCGCGATTTCGTGCGCGGCATCTCGCGTCAGCTGGTGCTGCGCGCCCAGGATATCATGCGCCCGCTGGACACACCCACGGCTCAGGCGGAACTGGCCGGGGCAAAGGTCACGGCGCATCCCGGTGAACGTCTCGACGCGCTGATCGCGCGCCTGGCCAACGCGCCCGGATCAGTGGCGGTGCGCCAGGACGACTGCGACGTGGGCGTGATCGGGATTTCCGATTTCCTGCGCGCCATTCAGCCCATGTAG
- a CDS encoding BrnA antitoxin family protein: protein MKKPFIEANDEVGELPGTFFAKATRGRPPLPEADRKQRVNVMLDPDIVARLKAGGKGWQTRLNATLREALGM from the coding sequence ATGAAGAAGCCATTCATCGAAGCGAATGACGAAGTCGGCGAACTGCCTGGTACGTTTTTTGCGAAGGCGACACGGGGGCGTCCCCCTCTGCCTGAGGCGGACCGGAAGCAGCGCGTGAATGTGATGCTGGATCCGGATATCGTCGCCAGGCTTAAGGCAGGTGGCAAAGGCTGGCAGACCCGGCTTAATGCGACACTTCGCGAAGCGCTTGGCATGTAA
- a CDS encoding LysR substrate-binding domain-containing protein yields MSKYKNKLNFLGHLTAFEAAARLGSFSLAARSLGISRTAVSYQIKEMEIDLGKPLFHRLNRAVQLTVEGEKLYVAAGNALETMLDAATLIRDPAGSRHLAVTTTSGFANFWLLPRLSSLRQQYPDIDLNLVISDEYIDLEDKSIDVAIRYLRNEQKDASAEFLLNHSIAPTCSANMLTRLTEDSSAPNLVTERLIYLESARYDQQSKWLNWFKSKGINISKLPNGISVNDYVNLIRMCEAGEGWALLGSPLIDPQLKAGTLHQPLRIEQLVIGRFAVKRRQDGEVINLFCTWLSQQANNSQAPQPVTARTTEDLY; encoded by the coding sequence ATGTCAAAATACAAGAACAAGCTGAATTTTCTCGGCCATCTGACGGCTTTTGAGGCCGCCGCCCGGCTTGGCAGTTTCAGCCTTGCGGCGCGCTCGCTGGGGATCTCCAGAACCGCAGTCAGCTATCAGATTAAAGAGATGGAAATCGATCTCGGCAAACCCCTGTTCCATCGGCTGAACCGTGCCGTTCAGCTGACCGTCGAGGGTGAGAAGCTGTATGTTGCGGCCGGAAACGCGCTGGAAACGATGCTGGATGCCGCCACGCTGATCCGCGACCCTGCGGGCTCGCGCCATCTTGCCGTAACAACAACCTCGGGATTTGCAAATTTCTGGTTGCTGCCACGGCTTTCCTCGCTCCGACAGCAATATCCGGATATTGATCTTAACCTGGTTATTTCCGATGAATATATTGATCTGGAAGATAAATCCATTGATGTAGCTATCCGCTATCTGCGCAATGAACAAAAAGATGCCTCTGCGGAATTTTTACTCAATCATTCAATAGCACCGACATGCAGCGCCAATATGTTGACCCGTTTGACAGAAGATTCTTCGGCGCCTAATCTTGTTACGGAACGCCTGATATATCTTGAAAGCGCCAGATATGATCAGCAGTCAAAATGGCTGAACTGGTTCAAATCAAAAGGCATCAATATTTCAAAACTTCCGAATGGAATCTCGGTAAACGATTATGTGAATTTGATACGGATGTGCGAGGCCGGTGAAGGCTGGGCCTTGCTCGGGTCTCCGCTGATCGATCCGCAACTCAAAGCCGGCACCTTGCATCAGCCGCTCAGGATTGAGCAACTCGTGATCGGTCGGTTCGCGGTCAAGCGGCGCCAGGACGGCGAGGTGATCAACCTGTTCTGCACGTGGCTGAGCCAACAGGCGAACAACTCACAGGCCCCTCAGCCGGTTACGGCCCGGACAACCGAAGATCTGTATTGA
- a CDS encoding ABC transporter ATP-binding protein: protein MSAVTPVGLRFDHVSHGYDIGGTLLPVLEDVSLDVAPGEFVALLGPSGCGKSTLLRLAAGLELPRAGEALAGGTPITGPGPERILVFQEATLFPWRTVRRNVEAGPEARGELAAKQARVDEALRLVGLEAFGAAFPHQLSGGMAQRAAIARALVNDPRLLLLDEPLGKLDSLTRLNLQKDLIRLWQDRGFTALLVTHDVEEALLLADRVVLFSPRPARIIEELRVDRPHPRRRDDSALIALRTRLLASLGVLEDV from the coding sequence ATGTCTGCTGTCACCCCCGTCGGGCTGCGCTTCGACCATGTCTCGCATGGATATGATATCGGCGGCACGCTGTTGCCGGTGCTGGAGGATGTGTCCCTCGATGTAGCGCCCGGCGAATTCGTAGCACTGCTGGGGCCATCAGGCTGCGGCAAGTCGACCCTTCTGCGGCTTGCGGCCGGGCTGGAACTGCCGCGCGCGGGTGAGGCACTGGCCGGCGGTACGCCGATCACCGGCCCCGGCCCAGAGCGCATTCTCGTCTTTCAGGAAGCGACCCTTTTCCCCTGGCGCACAGTGCGCCGCAATGTCGAAGCCGGCCCCGAAGCTCGCGGCGAGCTGGCGGCAAAGCAGGCCCGTGTCGATGAGGCGCTGCGTCTCGTCGGGCTGGAAGCTTTCGGCGCGGCTTTCCCGCATCAGTTGTCTGGCGGCATGGCGCAGCGGGCGGCGATTGCCCGGGCGCTGGTCAATGACCCGCGTCTCCTCTTGCTGGATGAGCCTCTGGGCAAACTCGACAGCCTCACGCGGCTCAATCTGCAAAAGGATCTGATCCGCCTCTGGCAGGATCGTGGCTTTACCGCCCTTCTCGTCACCCATGATGTTGAAGAGGCTCTGTTGTTGGCCGATCGGGTAGTGCTGTTCTCGCCGCGCCCGGCCCGTATCATCGAGGAGCTGCGGGTAGACCGCCCCCATCCCCGCCGCCGCGATGACTCCGCGCTGATTGCGCTGCGAACGCGGCTTCTTGCCAGCCTCGGGGTCCTGGAGGATGTCTGA
- a CDS encoding glycine betaine ABC transporter substrate-binding protein has protein sequence MHSTLTGLGLAMALLAVPAQAAESEIGETSITIGYTSWSSSTSITALGKLLLEDIGYTVELKQLDTGLIYQALSTGAVDTFFSAWMPGQQSYLNKLGDKIDIIGTASGPAPGGLVVPGYVDINSIEELKDPEVMASLGGKILGIDAGAGLMMQTKEVMAAYEIPAELVTSSGAAMAAAFKTAYEKNEPIVVTGWCPTPMCAKYNLKFLADPKNIYGDARNWTVANSTFREDHPRAARFLARFTLFEKQMSRMLVWIDEDGMTPEDAAQRFVEENPEVIWYMIGDLGTGFEKPASLN, from the coding sequence ATGCATTCAACCCTTACGGGCCTTGGTCTGGCGATGGCGCTGCTGGCCGTCCCGGCCCAGGCAGCCGAATCTGAAATCGGCGAGACCTCGATTACGATCGGCTATACCTCGTGGAGCAGCTCGACCAGCATCACCGCACTCGGGAAGCTGCTGCTCGAGGATATCGGCTATACCGTCGAGCTCAAGCAGCTTGATACCGGGCTGATTTATCAGGCTTTGTCGACCGGCGCGGTTGACACGTTTTTCAGCGCATGGATGCCCGGCCAGCAAAGCTATCTCAACAAGCTTGGCGACAAGATCGACATCATCGGCACGGCATCCGGTCCTGCGCCGGGTGGCCTGGTGGTGCCGGGCTATGTCGATATCAACAGCATCGAAGAGCTGAAGGACCCCGAGGTCATGGCCTCTCTCGGCGGCAAGATCCTTGGCATTGATGCCGGTGCAGGCCTGATGATGCAAACCAAGGAAGTTATGGCGGCCTATGAGATTCCCGCCGAACTGGTGACCAGCAGCGGCGCGGCAATGGCGGCGGCCTTCAAGACGGCCTATGAAAAGAACGAGCCGATTGTGGTGACGGGCTGGTGCCCGACGCCAATGTGCGCCAAATACAATCTTAAATTCCTGGCAGATCCGAAAAATATCTATGGCGATGCCAGAAACTGGACCGTCGCCAATTCCACCTTCCGCGAAGATCATCCGCGCGCGGCGCGTTTCCTTGCAAGGTTCACGCTGTTTGAAAAACAGATGTCCAGAATGCTGGTCTGGATTGATGAAGATGGCATGACCCCGGAAGATGCGGCGCAGCGCTTTGTCGAGGAAAACCCCGAGGTGATCTGGTATATGATCGGCGATCTTGGAACGGGTTTTGAAAAGCCTGCATCGCTGAACTGA
- a CDS encoding BrnT family toxin gives MSDEPDLEWDEQKRAETLRQRGLDFASVALLDWDRALTVEDLRQEYAEQRYVTLGPINTRLCVMAWCWRGKTMRIISLRKANTREERRYEEAIHRSE, from the coding sequence ATGAGCGATGAACCCGACCTTGAATGGGACGAGCAAAAACGAGCTGAGACACTGCGCCAGCGCGGTCTCGATTTTGCCAGCGTGGCTTTGCTCGACTGGGACCGGGCGCTGACAGTTGAAGATCTGCGGCAGGAATATGCAGAACAACGCTATGTGACGCTTGGCCCCATCAATACGCGTCTTTGTGTCATGGCATGGTGTTGGCGCGGCAAAACCATGCGGATCATCAGTTTGCGTAAAGCAAACACACGAGAGGAACGCAGATATGAAGAAGCCATTCATCGAAGCGAATGA
- a CDS encoding mandelate racemase/muconate lactonizing enzyme family protein gives MSSIARARIYCVQSSKLNPILLELETDDGRTGLGEAAISFGFGGPATAALLREMCERVLIGRDPARIGEIRGLLMEQSFWAKGGGAIIHAAISAIDLALWDLRARSLGVPVYDLFGGPLRDEIAVYANGWNYDHADADGWARASERPLRDGYSFLKCYPLAMPSDTGGTLRHPGRKSASPELIALGVDRIRRLRDLAGDSVRIAIDLCAAVAPADLLRFARQIDDCGIEWLEEAGDPADPGAFAAIAAGTPIPLAAGERFFGLAGFRDLIASRAVSVLQPDLGTCGGFSEFQQIAALADSYGHKISPHNCGGAVLTAASLQMAACTANFLALETFPYFRDQPGYVGLTLFDPLDRISQGHIAVDRTPGLGVQADHAAIAPFLFAECPAPRPGNR, from the coding sequence ATGTCCAGCATTGCCCGGGCGCGTATCTATTGCGTGCAGAGTTCAAAACTTAACCCCATCCTTCTCGAGCTGGAGACAGATGACGGCCGGACCGGTCTGGGCGAGGCGGCGATTTCTTTTGGTTTTGGCGGCCCGGCAACGGCGGCCTTGCTGCGCGAGATGTGCGAGCGGGTGCTTATCGGCCGTGATCCGGCACGGATCGGGGAAATCCGTGGCCTCCTGATGGAACAGAGCTTCTGGGCGAAGGGCGGGGGCGCGATCATCCATGCAGCGATCAGTGCCATCGATCTTGCGCTCTGGGATCTGCGGGCGCGCTCCCTCGGAGTGCCGGTTTACGACCTGTTTGGCGGACCCTTGCGCGACGAGATCGCGGTCTATGCCAATGGCTGGAACTATGACCACGCCGATGCCGACGGCTGGGCGCGCGCATCAGAGCGACCGCTGCGCGATGGTTACAGCTTTCTGAAATGCTATCCGCTTGCGATGCCCTCTGATACCGGCGGCACCCTGCGTCATCCGGGCCGGAAATCCGCCAGTCCCGAGCTGATCGCGCTCGGCGTCGACCGGATCCGCAGATTGCGCGATCTGGCGGGTGACAGCGTGCGCATCGCCATTGATCTCTGCGCGGCCGTTGCCCCTGCCGATCTGCTGCGCTTTGCCCGACAGATCGACGATTGCGGTATCGAATGGCTGGAAGAGGCCGGCGATCCTGCGGACCCCGGAGCCTTTGCAGCGATTGCCGCAGGCACCCCGATCCCGCTGGCAGCCGGTGAACGCTTTTTCGGACTTGCAGGTTTTCGCGACCTTATCGCCAGCCGTGCTGTTTCTGTGCTGCAACCCGATCTTGGCACCTGTGGCGGCTTTAGCGAATTCCAGCAAATCGCGGCCCTGGCCGACAGCTATGGTCACAAGATTTCGCCCCATAATTGCGGTGGCGCGGTGCTGACGGCGGCCAGTCTGCAGATGGCGGCCTGCACCGCGAATTTCCTGGCGCTGGAGACGTTCCCCTATTTCCGCGACCAGCCAGGCTATGTTGGATTGACGCTTTTCGACCCGCTGGACCGCATCTCGCAGGGCCACATCGCGGTTGATCGCACCCCCGGACTGGGCGTGCAGGCCGACCACGCGGCAATCGCCCCCTTTCTTTTCGCGGAATGCCCGGCCCCCCGTCCCGGCAACCGCTGA
- a CDS encoding ABC transporter permease gives MSDLPESGRGVYAPATRLPLPIWRDGLLAALAWGSVSVVTLILPDVIQWGATGTFAALTGTVAAIFLALAFTVPPGQSSTLTHYGPWFIVLGLWLLLWEVITAKLGWLPKPFFSPPQGLLNVYMTDWDRLLICIAYTGRLWGLGFFIGILVGFLAGVGLGWSKRFAYWGMPVLKLIGPVPASAWIPCAFFIFPSTFQASVFLVALASGIPVAILTASGISQVNRAFYDVARTLGATSRWQVTKIAIPAALPNVFVGLFMGLYYSFAVLVVAEMLGAKFGLGWYLQFNTAYSAYANVYAALIVMALICAGLVKLLFLIRDRLLGWQKGIL, from the coding sequence ATGAGCGATCTGCCTGAAAGCGGGCGGGGGGTTTACGCCCCCGCCACCCGCCTGCCCCTGCCCATCTGGCGCGACGGTCTGCTTGCCGCGCTGGCCTGGGGTTCGGTCTCGGTGGTGACACTGATCCTGCCCGATGTCATCCAATGGGGTGCGACCGGTACCTTCGCCGCGCTCACGGGAACGGTCGCCGCGATCTTCCTCGCGCTGGCCTTCACCGTGCCGCCCGGGCAAAGCAGCACCCTGACGCATTACGGCCCATGGTTCATCGTGCTGGGCCTGTGGCTTTTGCTGTGGGAGGTGATCACCGCAAAGCTCGGCTGGTTGCCAAAGCCGTTCTTTTCGCCGCCACAGGGTCTTTTGAATGTCTATATGACCGACTGGGACCGGCTTTTGATCTGCATCGCCTATACCGGGCGACTTTGGGGCCTGGGTTTTTTTATCGGCATTTTGGTGGGCTTTCTGGCCGGAGTGGGCCTGGGCTGGTCAAAGCGCTTCGCCTATTGGGGGATGCCGGTGCTGAAGCTGATCGGGCCGGTGCCCGCCAGCGCCTGGATCCCCTGCGCCTTTTTCATCTTTCCCTCGACCTTCCAGGCCTCGGTATTTCTGGTGGCGCTGGCCTCGGGGATCCCGGTCGCGATCCTGACTGCATCGGGGATATCCCAGGTCAACCGCGCCTTTTATGACGTGGCGCGGACGCTTGGCGCAACCAGCCGCTGGCAGGTGACCAAAATCGCCATTCCCGCGGCGCTGCCCAATGTGTTTGTCGGGCTCTTCATGGGGCTTTACTACAGCTTTGCCGTGCTGGTGGTGGCCGAGATGCTCGGCGCAAAATTCGGCCTGGGCTGGTATCTGCAGTTCAACACAGCCTATTCGGCCTATGCCAATGTCTATGCCGCGTTGATTGTCATGGCACTGATCTGCGCCGGGCTGGTGAAGCTTTTGTTCCTGATCCGGGACCGGTTGCTGGGCTGGCAGAAGGGAATCCTCTGA
- a CDS encoding transposase: MSKPVPVFRTTNWSSYSQALKRRGSLMVCFDPEMTWFAVPGGKAGHPERFRRLRYKSAYRSRFCSGCHCGKRLGFVESLPSLSGLDWPVPDDTTLCRRQRHLKVEIPYRAASGPLHLLVDIGP; the protein is encoded by the coding sequence ATGAGCAAGCCTGTCCCGGTTTTCCGAACGACGAACTGGTCCAGCTACAGTCAGGCTCTGAAGCGCCGTGGCTCGCTGATGGTGTGTTTTGACCCCGAGATGACCTGGTTCGCGGTGCCGGGCGGCAAGGCGGGTCATCCTGAGAGGTTTCGTCGGCTGCGATACAAGTCTGCCTACCGATCAAGGTTCTGTTCGGGCTGCCACTGCGGCAAACGACTGGGGTTCGTGGAGAGCCTTCCGAGCTTGTCCGGGCTTGATTGGCCGGTGCCGGATGACACCACGCTCTGCCGCAGACAGAGGCACCTTAAGGTGGAGATCCCGTATCGCGCGGCCTCCGGGCCGCTGCACCTGCTGGTGGACATCGGGCCATGA
- a CDS encoding proline/glycine betaine ABC transporter permease, with translation MLDILTIPQLPLKRLISDFIDLLGSSFSGLFAAFASIIQMADTALRQGLNSIPPAAMILLIVGYLLCRRRGLAAPLVGLGLAMVWNIGSWGAALDTVSLLILATLPALGFGLAIGVVIAESRWARSLLEPVLDLMQTLPAFVYLIPSVLFFGVGAVPGVIATAIFALPPFARAVALGLSEVPAQFVEVGRSVGLTDPALLLKVKIPLATPYMLTGLSQTVMMSLSMVVIASLIGAPGLGTQVVESLSQMDFALGIEAGLCIVILAITIERILEAGIAGRWIWKR, from the coding sequence GTGCTTGATATCCTGACCATTCCGCAATTGCCGCTGAAGCGTCTGATCTCCGATTTCATCGATCTGCTCGGCAGCAGTTTTTCAGGCCTCTTCGCGGCTTTCGCATCGATCATCCAGATGGCGGATACCGCGCTGCGCCAGGGGCTGAACAGCATTCCGCCGGCGGCGATGATCCTTCTGATCGTCGGGTATCTGCTTTGCCGTCGTCGTGGACTGGCAGCGCCGCTTGTCGGCCTTGGTCTGGCGATGGTCTGGAATATAGGCTCCTGGGGTGCCGCATTGGATACGGTGTCGCTTCTGATCCTCGCCACCCTGCCTGCGCTTGGCTTCGGTCTGGCCATCGGCGTCGTGATCGCGGAAAGCCGGTGGGCGCGCAGCCTGCTTGAGCCGGTGCTGGATCTGATGCAGACGCTGCCGGCCTTTGTCTATCTTATCCCCAGCGTGCTGTTCTTCGGTGTTGGGGCCGTGCCGGGCGTTATCGCCACCGCCATTTTCGCCCTGCCGCCCTTCGCACGCGCGGTGGCTCTGGGCCTGAGTGAGGTGCCCGCGCAATTTGTCGAGGTCGGACGTTCCGTCGGCCTCACTGACCCCGCCCTGCTGTTGAAAGTCAAAATCCCGCTGGCCACACCCTATATGCTGACCGGCCTCAGCCAGACGGTGATGATGAGCCTGTCCATGGTGGTCATCGCGTCCCTGATCGGCGCGCCGGGTCTCGGCACTCAGGTCGTGGAATCCCTGAGCCAGATGGATTTTGCCCTCGGCATCGAGGCCGGACTTTGCATCGTTATCCTCGCCATCACGATCGAACGCATCCTCGAAGCGGGTATTGCCGGCCGCTGGATCTGGAAGCGCTGA
- a CDS encoding proline/glycine betaine ABC transporter permease encodes MNYRLPIGQWGEACFDFISGYLGGFFAAFNWLTIHLNWVIETALTAPPVLVTILVLSALAWWAAGRRFALLSLIGFWLISNQGLWATSTETLALVLTATILSLVVAIPLGILLGTSATARAVLYPMLDFLQTMPRFVYLIPAAILLGIDVAPAVFATMTLAVPPPARLIATGLMEVDRQMVELAEANGCKPWQVMTWVKLPLAVPSILLGLNQCLMMALSMAVIASMIGAGGLGSEILTAISSLNAGQGVVAGLAIFILAVFLDRTSQGAARRLTASRQRSRQRA; translated from the coding sequence ATGAACTACCGACTTCCCATCGGACAATGGGGCGAAGCCTGTTTCGACTTCATTTCCGGCTATCTCGGCGGGTTCTTCGCCGCTTTCAACTGGCTCACGATCCATCTGAACTGGGTCATCGAGACCGCGCTGACTGCGCCGCCGGTTTTGGTGACCATTCTGGTCCTCAGCGCTCTTGCCTGGTGGGCTGCGGGCCGCCGCTTCGCCCTGCTGAGCCTGATCGGCTTCTGGCTGATCTCAAATCAGGGGCTTTGGGCGACCTCGACCGAAACCCTGGCGCTTGTGCTGACGGCGACCATCCTGTCACTGGTGGTGGCGATCCCGCTGGGGATCTTGCTTGGCACCAGCGCCACGGCGCGGGCAGTGCTTTATCCGATGCTGGATTTCCTGCAAACCATGCCGCGCTTTGTCTATCTGATCCCTGCCGCGATTTTGCTTGGGATCGATGTGGCGCCGGCGGTTTTTGCCACCATGACACTCGCCGTGCCGCCGCCTGCCCGGCTGATCGCCACTGGCCTTATGGAGGTTGACCGCCAGATGGTGGAACTGGCCGAGGCGAATGGCTGCAAACCCTGGCAGGTGATGACCTGGGTCAAGCTGCCGCTTGCCGTGCCCTCGATCCTGCTCGGGCTGAACCAATGCCTGATGATGGCGCTTTCCATGGCGGTCATCGCGTCGATGATCGGGGCCGGCGGGCTGGGTTCGGAAATCCTCACGGCGATCTCTTCTCTGAATGCCGGACAGGGCGTCGTTGCGGGACTCGCCATCTTTATCCTTGCTGTCTTCCTTGACCGCACCAGCCAGGGGGCCGCCCGCAGACTGACAGCTTCCCGCCAGAGGAGCAGGCAACGTGCTTGA
- a CDS encoding IS6 family transposase, which translates to MAMSFKGAQYPESVILFAVFFYVRYPVSYRDLEEIMAERGVAVDHATLNRWVVRYAPRLAGQAQIRKRQTATSWRTDETYIKVRGRWTYLYRAVDRDGQTIDFMLSERRDLPAARRFFRKCIASNGVPERIVIDKSGANLAGLQAVNTILKFADDGGIIEVRQVKYLNNIIEQDHRFIKRITRPMMGFKALHTAAATLAGIEVAHMIRKGQIANSDASPFQTFMALAG; encoded by the coding sequence ATGGCAATGTCTTTCAAAGGGGCGCAGTACCCCGAAAGCGTCATTCTGTTCGCCGTTTTCTTCTATGTCCGTTACCCGGTCTCCTACCGTGACTTGGAAGAGATCATGGCCGAACGTGGCGTAGCCGTCGACCATGCGACGTTGAACCGGTGGGTCGTTCGCTACGCCCCACGGTTGGCAGGACAGGCGCAAATCCGCAAACGGCAGACTGCAACATCCTGGCGAACGGATGAGACTTACATCAAGGTTCGCGGCCGGTGGACCTATCTATACCGTGCCGTTGATCGGGACGGTCAAACCATTGATTTCATGCTGTCTGAGCGGCGTGATCTCCCTGCGGCTCGCAGATTTTTCCGCAAATGCATCGCATCAAATGGTGTCCCCGAACGGATCGTCATCGACAAAAGCGGCGCCAACCTCGCCGGGCTTCAGGCAGTAAACACGATCCTGAAATTCGCCGATGACGGCGGAATCATCGAAGTGCGGCAAGTGAAATACCTCAACAACATCATCGAGCAGGACCACCGCTTCATCAAGCGGATCACGAGGCCCATGATGGGGTTCAAGGCGTTGCATACCGCCGCTGCGACCTTGGCCGGCATCGAAGTCGCGCACATGATCCGCAAGGGCCAGATCGCCAACAGCGATGCCTCACCCTTTCAGACCTTCATGGCTCTGGCGGGCTAA